From a single Plutella xylostella chromosome 5, ilPluXylo3.1, whole genome shotgun sequence genomic region:
- the LOC119692047 gene encoding uncharacterized protein LOC119692047, whose protein sequence is MSDGDGELLPNPSPSPTSEVGSQRVNAASAPLSSDQGATEQNWRMMFEMQNENMKALIAALKQPGPSAGYKITLPEFDPEKPDADARAWCATADVCFADKPLEGGQLVVVISKALKGVASTWLAQISYAGMTWTQFKEMFVARFVSVETSAATLINLNNNKPKDGETLASYGSRLITSLLNNWKGKTVEQIAVSTVLAHMSQFDSKLHRLAYTTEIGTRNRFQQELQAFSFLKRKANSSLDQKIAPKFKRAKFSTLPPVKCFHCGKIGHKQSECFHRGKEVQSKKWTNPAVPTTRSGPQQQPTTSGKIICFKCNEPGHIASRCPAAQGASRGGSGGGPNAERRVNVCVVEAPTGNLNHKE, encoded by the exons ATGTCTGATGGAGATGGAGAGCTACTGCCGAACCCCTCACCTTCGCCGACATCAGAAGTGGGATCCCAACGAGTGAATGCAGCATCAGCACCACTCAGCAGCGACCAAGGTGCCACGGAGCAGAACTGGCGCATGATGTTCGAGATGCAGAACGAGAACATGAAAGCCCTCATCGCCGCACTCAAGCAACCTGGACCGAGTGCTGGCTACAAGATCACGCTTCCGGAGTTCGACCCTGAAAAACCTGATGCAGACGCACGTGCATGGTGTGCGACTGCCGACGTGTGCTTCGCAGACAAGCCGCTAGAAGGAGGCCAGCTTGTTGTAGTAATCAGCAAGGCCTTGAAAGGCGTGGCATCGACATGGCTTGCCCAGATATCGTATGCAGGTATGACATGGACCCAATTTAAAGAAATGTTCGTTGCGCGATTCGTGTCTGTCGAAACTTCAGCTGCGACGCTCATTAACCTAAACAATAATAAGCCCAAGGACGGCGAGACACTAGCCTCTTATGGAAGCCGCCTAATCACTTCCCTACTGAACAACTGGAAAGGAAAAACTGTGGAGCAGATCGCCGTATCAACAGTGCTCGCTCACATGTCGCAATTCGATTCGAAATTACATCGTTTGGCATACACAACTGAAATCGGCACTCGTAATCGATTCCAGCAAGAGCTACAAGCGTTTTCCTTCCTAAAACGCAAGGCTAATTCATCCCTGGATCAGAAAATCGCACCAAAATTCAAACGTGCCAAATTTTCCACACTACCCCCTGTAAAGTGTTTTCACTGCGGAAAAATCGGACACAAGCAATCTGAGTGCTTTCACCGTGGCAAGGAGGTTCAAAGCAAGAAATGGACCAATCCTGCCGTGCCAACTACACGAAGTGGACCACAGCAGCAGCCAACTACATCGGGCAAGATCATTTGCTTTAAGTGCAACGAGCCAGGACACATCGCGAGCCGGTGTCCAGCGGCCCAGGGCGCCAGCAGAGGTGGCAGCGGTGGCGGGCCCAATGCTGAGCGTCGTGTCAACGTGTGCGTCGTAGAAGCACCAACAGGAAATTTAAATCATAAAG AATAA